GCGCACGCGACCCCGATCACGGCCGATGCCCTGGGCGCGTGGCGCGTGGCGCGGGGCGCGGGGCGCGCCCACCATGGTGGCAAGCGTCTGGACCTCTCGACGCCTCCGGGCAGCCCGAGGTGCGGGACGCGGTGGTCGGGGTTGCCCCCATATCTAGACATCGTCCGATGCCAGTCAGCCGCTGGGCGGCGGAAGGTTGCGCAGCTCGACCCGTTCGGCGGGGTAGCGCACCTCCAGTCGCAGCCGGCCGCCGGTGGCCGTCACGTAGCGCCCGAGTGTGGACAGGCGCAGGTCGGGGCGACGCTCCAGCTTGGACACGTCCGACTGGCTGATCCCGAGCCGATCCGCCACCTGCGTCTGGGTGAGACGCCGGCGGCGGCGCAGCTCACCGAGGCCATCGGCAGCGCTGTGCCCGTGCCGGCCGCTGCTGCGTCGCCGCTCGATCCAGTTCCGCCACAGCCTGCTCGTCCCGTACATGGGGTGGGCATCGCACAGGTCGAGGACCGTGGCCGCAAGCGGCCCATCCGGGTCCTGCGCGATGCGCCGCAGCAGCGGCGCCCACGCCTGGAGGTCCCCGCGGTCCAGCAGGTCGTCGAGCGCGGCAGGGCCCAACTCGTCGATCAGCACGTCGTCGCCGTAGTCGAGGTGGCGGAAGGACGTCATGGCCGCTCCTCGGCGATGCGGTCCAGCACGCTCGCGGCGAGCCGCTGGCACTGCACAGCCACCGCGTCCCAGTCCTGCCACCGCGCCTCGAGACGGCGGTAGCGTGACAGCTCGACATCGTCGAGATCGTAGGGTCGCGGCTCGGCCAACTGCTTCACCACCTGCGTGGCGATCCGTGCCCCCCCAGGTCCTTGCTGGTCGGCGTAGAAGTCGTCCATCGACAGCACCACCTGCGGTGCATCCGGACCGAGCCGGTCCGCCAAGGCGACGACGTCGAGGTAGTCGCGGGTGGCGTTGCGCGTGAGTGCCAGCCAGGCCTTCACGCGCAGGGCTTCGGCAAGTGTCGGGACCAGGAGCGGCTTGCCGCCAACTTGGAAGCGCTCGACCTCGAGGGGACGCCGCCGGACGAGCTGGCGTACGCCGGTCTCGATACCGTCGAGGCTGCCGAGGATCAGCACGGGACGTCGGACCCGGGCGGTGACCCACCCCTCGGACGCCTCGAGCGCTTCGAGAACCTGATCGAAGCGGTCCCGCAGGTCCATCAGCACGTGATCGTGGTCGAAGGAGACGCGATGGCTGGCATGTGCCGCTGCGCCCGTCCCACCCACGAGCACGGTGTCGGGCACGAGCTCTTGGAGACGCGCCGCTGAGCGCAGGACATCCTGCCAGGCCGGCTCGGGTTCGGTCCGGTCGGAGGCCATCGCCACTCCTGGGAAATAGTGAGTCAAGACACTATAGCGTCAGATCACTACTCGTGGAGCGCGGACGGGCGAGCATGGCGCCGCTGCGGCAAAGCCTGGCCCGTTGCAAACCGCCGCTCACAGGAGCGCGGTGGTCACCACCGCCCCGACCAGCGCCACGAGCACCGCCACCAGGATCGCCCACGTCTGCTGCGCCATCGCCCGCGCCTGTGCCGCGAAGCGCTCGTCCATGCGCGCGATCAGGCGGTGCTCCAGCGCCTCCATGCGCGCGTCCAGACGCTCCTCCAACGCCCCCATGCGCTCGTCCACCGCGTCGATGCGGGCGTTCAGGCGCTCCTCCAGCTGGAGCAGGTCATGCTTGGTGGCCACGTCGGCCCACCCCACCGGCGGCAGGTAGCCAAACAGCGTCTCCGCCGGCACGGGCCCCAGAACCTCCTCCACACGCGAGAACAACTCGTGACGGGCACGCTCGTCAAGCGCCATTGTCCACCCCCTGCCATCAACCGCAACCGGGACGGATCATCCCACAGCCCTCCCCGCCACGCCCGACTGCGGTGCCGAGCCTGGATCACGCTCCGACGTTTTTTGCTTGCGGGCCGTATCCAGCGGGGGGCCTCGTGCGCTGTCCCGGCATCTGCACACCGCAATCCCAGCCCACGAAGCAGAGGAGCAGCACATGCGACGCATAGCCATTCTGGCCCTGACCGCCGCCCTGACGGCCGGAGGCGCCTCCGCGGCCCTGGCCCAGCCCGGCCCCCCCAGCGACGTGCCGGCCCCCGCCGCCGAGGCCGGTGGCTCCGCCGAGACCGGCGAGACGAACTCCGCGGACGGTCGCGCACGCGCCAGCGGCCAGGCCGGCTTCGAGGTGCCGGCCAATGGCGAGGCCAGCGTGGACGGCCGCGCATTCGGCCAGGCCCGCGCGGCAGAGGCCCGCGAGCGCGGCGGGGACGACGACGCTGAGCCGCAGGGCTCGCCCGCGACCGGCCAGCAGCGTTCCGCCGAGGCCCGCGCACACGCGAGCGAGCGCGCCGGCTTCACCGTGCCAGCCAACGGCGCACCCGAAGACCGTGACTCTGTCGAGGAGAGCGACTCCATCGACCCGGACAGCCTGCCCGACGCCGGCGAGCTCCCCGAGGGCCTGCCCGAGATCGACGGCACAGAGCTTCCCGACGAGGCCCGCGGCGTCCTGGAGTCCCTGCTCGCCAGCCTCACCCAGGTCCTCGAGACCCTGGAAGAGCTGTTCGGCCTGACACCTGAGGTCCCGTAACCCTCCCCGGCTCGCGCAACCAACCGCGCCGTGTCTCTCCCCTGGGGCACGGCGCGGTTCACTCTTGTCGCGCCATCGCCGGTCAACCCGGACCTGCCCAGCGGCGGGCGCACCCGGCCTCCACCGCAGGGCGGTTGGTGTCAGCAGGAGGCTCGGGCCGCGATGAGGTACGCCACGGCCATCGACGGCCACGTGCCCAGCAGCGCCCTATGCGGGCGGGACCGCCTCGTCGACCTGCACGCTGGCCGCCAGGCCTGACCGTCGCAGCGCCTCGACCGCCTCCGGGGAGAGGGTCAACGCGATCTGGGGCACGCTGTCGAAGCGACGCTCGACGACGTGGTCGGTGCCCGCCAGCGCTGCGAGAACCCGGTCCTGCTCGCGGCGGATCGCGGCTCGCTGCGCGGCGGCCGCGGCCGGGTCCTGCTCACCTTCCGGCGTGAATGCCGCTCGCACGCCCACGATGACCCGCACCTGTCCGGCCGCCTCGGCGGCCTGCGCGAGCGCCTCGAAGTCGGCGTCGCTGGCTTGGGGCTGACCGGGCTCGGCGGGCTCGGTGGGCGCGGCGGTGACCGGGACACCCGCGTCGGGACCCGGCTCGTCTTCTGTGGCCTGCCCGCACGCCGCCGCCAGCACCGCGAGCACCCCGAACACGAGCAGGCGCCCACCCCGCCGACCTGCCCGGTGCCGGCTCACCGGAACGGCTACTCGTCGCGCTCGCCACACGCACCTCATGGCGCCTGGGCCTGCCACCAGGCGATGGTGCGGGCCAGGCCATCGTCGAGGCCGACCCCGGCGGTGAACCCGAAGCGCTCGCGGGCGCGGGTGGTGTCGACCATGCGCCGGGGCTGCCCGTCGGGCCTGGAGGTGTCCCAGCGGATCTGCCCGTCGAAGCCGGTGTGCGTGGCGATCAGGCGCGCCAGCTCGGCGATGCTGACCTCCTCGCCGGCGCCGATGTTGACGGGGTCGGGGCCGTCGTAGCGCTCGGTGGCGTCCACGACCGCGCGGGCGGCGTCGTCGACGTAGCAGAACGCGCGGGTGGCCGCCCCGGTGCCCCACACCTCCACGAAGGCGTCTCCGGCGTCGCGGGCGGCGACGAACTTGCGGATCAGCGCGGGGATGACGTGGCTGGTCTCGGGGTCGAAGTTGTCCCCCGGCCCGTACAAGTTGACCGGCAGCAGGTAGATGCCGTTCAGCCCGTACTGGTCGCGGTAGGCCTGCAGCATCACCAGCAGCGCCTTCTTCGCGATCCCGTAGGGCGCGTTGGTCTCCTCGGGGTAGCCCGCCCACAGGTCGTCCTCGCTGAAGGGCACCGGGGTGTGCTTGGGGTAGGCGCACACGGTGCCGACCTGGACGAACTTGGCGACCCCGACCCGGCGGGCCTCCTCGATCAGGTGCAGGCCCATGGCGGCGTTGGCGTAGAAGTAGCGCCCGGGGTTGGCGCGGTTGGCGCCGATGCCGCCGACCTCGGCGGCCAGGTGCACGACCACGTCGGGGCGGGTGGACGCGAGCAGGTCGCGTACGGCCGCCTGCTCGGTGAGGTCGTGCTCGGCGCGGCGGGGCACCGTCAGCTCGCCCACCCCGCGGTCGCGCAGCACGGCGCAGAGCCGCCGGCCGAGGAACCCCGCGCCGCCGGTGACCAGGACGTGTGCGCGCGTCAGGTCCACCTAGCCGGGCCTGCCCGTGCGCCACTCGACGACGCGGTGGCCCGCGTCGACCAGGGTGCGCTCCTGGCGGGCGATCTCCAGGTCGCTTGCGACCATCATCGCCACCAGCGCGTCGAACGTCACGGTGGGCTCCCAGCCGAGCACCCGGCGGGCCTTGGACGCCTCGCCCTGGAGCAGGTCGACCTCGGCGGGGCGCAGGTAGCGCGCGTCGATCTGGACGTAGTCGGCCCAGTCGAGGTCGAGCGCGCCGAACGCCGCCGCGCACAGCTCGCGCACCGAGTGGCGCTCGCCGGTCGCCACGACGTAGTCGCCCGGCTCGTCCTGCTGCAGCATCAGCCACATCGCGCGGACGAAGTCGCCCGCGAAGCCCCAGTCACGCTCGGCGTCGAGGTTGCCGAGGTAGACGGTGTCCTGCAGGCCGAGCTTGATGCGGGTCGCCGCGCGGGTGACCTTGCGGGTCACGAACGTCTCGCCGCGCCGCGGCGACTCGTGGTTGAACAGGATGCC
This portion of the Egibacteraceae bacterium genome encodes:
- a CDS encoding helix-turn-helix domain-containing protein, which encodes MTSFRHLDYGDDVLIDELGPAALDDLLDRGDLQAWAPLLRRIAQDPDGPLAATVLDLCDAHPMYGTSRLWRNWIERRRSSGRHGHSAADGLGELRRRRRLTQTQVADRLGISQSDVSKLERRPDLRLSTLGRYVTATGGRLRLEVRYPAERVELRNLPPPSG
- a CDS encoding GDP-L-fucose synthase encodes the protein MDLTRAHVLVTGGAGFLGRRLCAVLRDRGVGELTVPRRAEHDLTEQAAVRDLLASTRPDVVVHLAAEVGGIGANRANPGRYFYANAAMGLHLIEEARRVGVAKFVQVGTVCAYPKHTPVPFSEDDLWAGYPEETNAPYGIAKKALLVMLQAYRDQYGLNGIYLLPVNLYGPGDNFDPETSHVIPALIRKFVAARDAGDAFVEVWGTGAATRAFCYVDDAARAVVDATERYDGPDPVNIGAGEEVSIAELARLIATHTGFDGQIRWDTSRPDGQPRRMVDTTRARERFGFTAGVGLDDGLARTIAWWQAQAP